In Janthinobacterium rivuli, a single genomic region encodes these proteins:
- a CDS encoding FecR domain-containing protein, translating into MSSQLDSAPIAPAALQRAAEWMARLWAEDASAADADACAAWRASHPEHERAWARLQRFTRQFEVLPREVARGALTPAPRHAIGRRRALQLLGLIAAGGGTALLAHETDMWQRAASDYRTSVGETRAIALADGTQVVLDTASAIDVAYSAGERRIVLRAGAILVTSAHEATSPYRPLLVATPQGTATALGTRFSVRLDDGESRVAVFQGAVALQPSQDNAAPVHLQAGQQAGYTRLVVQDVTNVENSAAAWADGSLVAERMRLDQLLAELGRYRHGVLRCDASIAGLRVTGVYSLRDTDRSLANLAASLPVQLRYRTRYWVSVGPRPAA; encoded by the coding sequence ATGAGTTCCCAGCTCGATAGCGCGCCCATCGCCCCCGCCGCGCTGCAGCGCGCCGCCGAATGGATGGCGCGGCTGTGGGCGGAGGACGCCAGCGCGGCCGATGCCGACGCCTGCGCGGCCTGGCGCGCCTCCCACCCCGAGCACGAACGGGCCTGGGCCCGGCTGCAGCGCTTCACCCGGCAATTCGAGGTCCTGCCGCGCGAGGTGGCGCGCGGCGCCCTGACGCCAGCACCGCGCCATGCCATCGGCCGCCGGCGCGCCTTGCAGCTGCTGGGCCTGATCGCGGCGGGCGGCGGCACGGCCCTGCTGGCGCACGAAACGGACATGTGGCAGCGCGCCGCCAGCGATTACCGCACATCTGTCGGCGAGACGCGCGCCATCGCGCTGGCCGACGGCACGCAAGTGGTGCTCGACACGGCCAGCGCCATCGACGTGGCGTACAGCGCTGGAGAACGGCGCATCGTGCTGCGCGCGGGCGCCATCCTCGTCACCAGCGCCCACGAAGCAACGTCCCCCTACCGTCCGCTGCTGGTGGCAACGCCGCAAGGCACGGCCACGGCGCTGGGCACGCGTTTTAGCGTGCGCCTCGATGACGGCGAGAGCCGTGTCGCCGTGTTCCAGGGCGCAGTCGCCCTGCAGCCATCGCAAGACAACGCCGCGCCGGTACACCTGCAGGCGGGCCAGCAGGCCGGCTATACGCGACTGGTGGTGCAAGACGTAACGAACGTCGAAAACAGCGCCGCCGCCTGGGCCGATGGCAGCCTGGTGGCCGAGCGCATGCGCCTGGACCAGCTGCTGGCCGAGCTGGGACGCTACCGCCACGGCGTGCTGCGCTGCGACGCATCGATCGCCGGCCTGCGCGTGACGGGCGTGTATTCGCTGCGCGACACGGACCGCTCGCTGGCCAACCTGGCCGCCAGCCTGCCAGTGCAGCTACGCTACCGCACGCGCTACTGGGTCAGCGTGGGGCCGCGCCCCGCCGCCTGA